The sequence TTTAGGTAATCCGTTTGAGATTGTCTCTCCGGGCCTTACTATAAAACCTTACCCTTCCTGTGGTGGTACCCATCCCATGATATATGCCATGTTAAACCTGAAAAAGGAACATGATCTCTCCCCGTCTGAGGTTACTGAAATAGAATGTCGCGCCAGCCGTGCTTTACCCAATATATTGATCCATCATCGTCCGCATCAGGGATTGGAGGGTAAGTTCAGTATGGAGTTTTGCCTGGCTGCGGCACTCACTGACGGTAAGATTGGTGTGGGACAATTCACGGATGAGAGCATCAACCGATCTGAGATCCAAGACCTTATTTCCCGGACAAAATTTGTCCATCCTGAAGACTGGAGTGAAGATATCATCTCTCCCCAGGAGGTGGTTGTCAGACTAAAGGATGGCAGAGAGTTCTCCCGAAAGGTTTCCTTCGCCGATGTCCCGGGTTCTCCCAGGAATCCGATTACCTGGGAGGAGCAGTGTAACAAGTTCAGGGACTGCGCCCAGATAGTTCTTCCTGCAAAAAAAATAAACGAGATTGTCGAGTTGGTATTACATTTTGACGAACTACGGGATGTTAATGAACTGACAAAATTGCTGACTTAAAGTGGACATAAGTCGTAAGTCGTAAGTCATAAGTCGTAAGTCATAAGTCATAAGTCATAAGTCAGAGGTCTGGAGTAGAGAAAGAAGAGTTGATCGCTGACAATTGGTAACCGACAACTGACGTGACTGCCGATCCCTCTTATTACAAAGGCAGGTTCAATGAAAACGATATTTGCGCCCTGGAGAATGGCATACATAAGAGGTGAAAAGCCGGAGGGTTGCATTTTTTGCAAGAATTCCATCAGGGTGGATGAACTTGTTCTTTTCGACGGAGAAACCTCTTTTGTGATGATGAATCTCTATCCCTATACCAGTGGACACTTGTTGATTATTCCCTTCCGGCACGTAAGCCAGGTAGAAGACCTTTTGCCAGCGGAGAAACAGGAGATGTTTGACCTTGTGGATATTTCCGTGAGGGTCTTAAAGGAGGCCTTGAAACCGGAGGGTTTTAACATAGGCATGAATCTGGGAACAGTGGCAGGCGCCGGGGTAGATGATCATTTTCATATACACATTGTTCCAAGGTGGCGTGGTGATAGCAACTTTATGAGTGTTCTGGGTGAAGTACGCGTGATCCCTGAGGATGTTTCCCGGACATGGGAACTCCTTATGCCATATTTTAAAAAATATCATCGGGAGGATTGAAATGAAGGTTATATATACCATTATCGTCGTATTAGTTGTACTGTTTATCATCACGTTTTCATTGGAAAATACGGTGCCTGTCCAGTTAAAATATTACGATCTCATAAATGTTACCCTGTCGACTTACCTGTTGGTTTTTATTGTGTTTCTTGTTGGTGTCGTCTTTACGGGATTTATGGGGATCATGGAGAGATACAGGCTAAACAGGACAATGGCCAAATTGAATAGAACACTCAGAGACTTAAGGAGAGAGATTAAGGCAAGCGAATTGCCGCCCTCTCTCGAAGAGACCGTCCCTACGGATCAAGGGTAAATGTTAATAGCGCTTTATTTCAAGGGGTTCGAGGATTCAAGAACCCCTTGAATCCTTTATCAAGTTACCTTGGATAGAACTTTTCTTCAAATGGATCAAACAACGCTTGAGAATCAAAACGTTCTATGGCACATCTACCAATGCCGTCAAAATCCAGATATGGATTGCCGTCTGCGCTTATCTTCTGGTTGCCATTAACCAGGCATGTCTGCGAAATTTGGGATCAATGGGGAAACTGAACAACTCCAGGACAGCCGGTCTTTACATCCATATTCCCTTCTGCCGGGGGAAATGCAATTACTGTGATTTTTATTCTGAAACTTCTCTTCACCAGATTCCCGATTTCCTGAAGGCGCTCTTCAGAGAAGTGGAAATCTACCGCCAGGTATTCAGCCGGTTTGACACCCTTTACCTCGGTGGGGGTACCCCTTCTGTCCTTACGATAAGAGATTTTGCAGGCATCCTGTCACAGGTTGATAAAACCTTTTTCCTTCCTTCCGATGCGGAGATTACTGTGGAGGTCAATCCGGCAGATGTTGATCTCAAGTCTCTTGAATCTCTCCGTCAATTAGGGGTAAATCGTCTCCATATAGGCGTCCAGTCGTTTGACGAGAAGGTCCTGTCCTTTCTCGAACGCAGACATACCAGAAGTCAGGCTGTACTGGCCATTGAATCTGCTCAAAGAGCCGGATTTAACAACATGGGACTCGACCTGATTTACGGTGTCCCCGGGCAGGACAGGCAATCCTGGCTTGACGACCTGTCTCTAACTGTATCATTTGATGCGGCGCACCTTTCCTGCTATCAGTTAACCGTGGAAGCCCATACACCTCTCGGGATAAGGCACCAGAGGGGAGAATTTACCCTTCCCGATGAAGAGGTACAGCATGACCTGTTTATAGAAACATCCGAAACCCTCGAGGATGCGGGATATGTCCATTACGAGGTATCGAACTTTGCAAAAGATCTTAGTGTGGCATCAAGACACAACCAGAAATACTGGAACCATACACCTTACCTCGGTCTTGGTCCCGCCGCCCACTCCTTTATAGACAAACAACATTCCTTTATAGACAATAGACGCTGGTGGAATCACCGGTCTGTTGATCAGTATATCAGAGACATAGAAAAAGGGAAACCACCCGTTGAGGGAGCGGAAACCCTGACAGGCGGGCAGTTGCAAATGGAAGCCCTCTACCTTGGCCTCCGCACGAAAAAGGGGATCCACCTGAGAAATTTTTCCGTCCAGTATCAATGCGACCTCTTATCTGAAAACGGCAAAATACTGGCCGCACTCGGTGAGGCGGGATTAATCGTCATTAAAAACGGTTATCTGTCTCTCACCCGTACCGGCCTTGCCGTGGCTGACAGTCTGTCCCAAATAGTGGCAGCTTCCCTGACAAATACTCCTTTTTCAAAGCTCTCAATCAACGATAGAAGGGGAGGAGATGTATGCCTTTTCAACTTACAGAAGAACAGGAAATATTCAGAAATTCTCTGCGGGGCTTTTTAGCAGAGAAGGTAGCGCCGAGGGCGGCTGAAATTGACGATAAGGATGAGTTTCCAGGCGACGTATACAGGACCCTTAGTGAAATCGGTGTTCAGGCGATATTTTTCCCGGAAGAGTATGGTGGATCGGAAGGGGACCTCGTAACTTGCTGTCTGGCTACAGAAGAGATCAGCAGGGTTAGTGGAACCATGGCTGTTCTCACAGGCCCCCCCTTATCCCTTGCTTCTGCTGCATTCAGACTGGCTGGTACTCATGAACAGAAGACCAGATATCTACCCAGGCTGGCAAGTGGTGAATGGCTCTATGCCATAGCCATTACGGAGCCGGATGCAGGGTCTGATGTTTCCGCGATAAGAACCACCGCTGTACTCAGGGGTGATCATTACATCTTGAGTGGAACAAAACGGTTTCATTCAATGGGTGACCAAGCTGATGTGACCACGGTTTATGCCAAGACCGATGTAAGCAAAGGAGCAAAAGGGATTAGCACCTTTGTCGTTGAGAAAGGAACCCCTGGTCGGATTATCTCTAAGAAGGAGAAGATGATGGGTATAAAGGGCATTGCCTCCTGCGAGGTGGTCTTTGAGGACTGCCGTATCCCCAGGGAGAACCTCCTCGGCAGGGAAGGTGATGGATTTAAGGACGTAATGTATACTCTGGATGAGAGCCGCCCGATAGTGGCTGCCATGGGTGTGGGATTGGCTCAAGGTGCCCTCGATTATGCCATAAGCTACGCAAAACAAAGGGTCCAGTTTGGCAAGCCGATTTGTGAATTTCAGGGAATACAGTTTATGCTGTCAGATATGGCGACTCAGATTGAGGCAGCCAGGTATCTGGTTTACAGGGCTGCTACTGTTGCCTTAAATCGCAATAGAGAGAGTATCATGCTTGCCTCCATGGCTAAATATTTTGCCAGCGATGTGGCGATGAAGGTAACCACGGACGCAGTTCAGATCCTCGGTGGGTATGGATATACCCAGGAGTATCCTGTGGAAAGAATGATGAGAGATGCCAAGTGTTTTCAGATATTTGAAGGAACCAACCAGATCCAGAGGATTGTGGTAGCAAGGTCACTGCTGGTATAAATTCGTATCTGCTCAAATTGCCGGAAAGGAGATTGCTCTCCTGGTAGACGAACTTAGACAAGAAAGGAGGCATAAGGTATAATTTATGATTGAGGTAACGCTTTACGGTAGAGGTGGACAAGGTGCAGTTGTGGGGTCTCGGGTACTTGCCTATGCTGCAGTAGTGGAGGGGAAATATGGCCAGCAGGCTCAATCTCCCGTCGGGGAAAGAAGAGGCGCCCCGGTGTGGGGATGGGTAAGGATAGATGACAAAAAGATCAGGATCAGGGCGCCGATTGTTAGTCCTGATTATCTTATTGTCCTCGATCCTACAATAGTTTATACCGAGAATATTGAGGCCGGCCTTAAGGATAACAGCACAATAATCCTCAACTCACCAAAGAATCTGGAACTGAAGCATAAAACGATCTGTGTTGATGCTACCTCCATCGCCTTGAAACATCTGGGCAGACCCGTGGTAAACACCTCCCTGCTTGGAGCCTTCTCCGCTCTCACGGGCATCGTTTCCTTGGCGTCAATCGAGAAGGTCTTACCAGATCTATTGGGAAGAAAGCTGGTAGGAGAGGAACACACAGAAAGTAATATTGCAGCTCTCAGAGAGACTTATGAGGAGGTGAAGAGAAAATGCCAGAATTAAGAGGAGGTGTAATACATAACCTTGGTAATACCCTATTCATGAAGACCGGAAGCTGGAGGACTTTCAAGCCTGTGATTGATCACGATAAGTGTAACCGATGTATTGTCTGTAGCGATTACTGTATCGAAGGGGTAGTATATCGGAAGGGAAAAGAAGAAAAGATTGTCATAGATTACGATTATTGCAAGGGGTGTGGTGTTTGTGCCCATGAATGTCCTTTAGATGCAGTAGAAATGGTAAGGGAGGAGATGCCATGAACGGGGGAATGATCAAAACACACACACGAATGTTTCTTTCTGGTTCCGAGGCTGCCGCCTGGGGGGCAAAGCTTGCCCGGGTAGAAGTTGTCTCGGCTTATCCCATTACACCAAATACGCCTACGATAGCGGCGGTGGCTGAATTGATAAACGAGGGTACAATGGATGCAGAATTTATTAACGCCGAAGGGGAACATTCTGCCTGTAGTATCGTCGCGGGAGCTTCATCAGCGGGAGTTCGTTCCTTTACCGCGAGCTGTGGTCAGGGTATCGCCTACATGCATGAGGTGATGTGGATGGCCTCCGGGATGGCCCTGCCCTTTGTGATGGCCGTTACCACAAGGGGAATAGGTTCTCCCCAGACCTTCGGCCCGGACACCTCTGATGTCCTTTCTGAGAGAGATTCAAGCTGGCTTCAGTTCCACTGCGAAGATGCCCAGGAAATCCTGGATTCAATAATCATGGCTTATAAAGTGAGCGAGCATGAGGAGGTACTGTTACCCAGCCTCGTATCCTATGAGGGTTTTCGGTTAACCCATACCTATGAACCAGTGATGGTTCCAGATCAGGAATCTGTTGACAGGTTCCTGCCCCCATATACCCCAAAACATGCCTTTTTGGATCCAGACTATCCCATTCAACAGGGGCATGGATCTTTACTTGACTATTCTAATATGAAGAGACAGCAGCATGAGGCCATGTTAAGAGCGAAAGAGGTAATTAAGGATATTTGTGAAGAATTTGAAAAGGTATTTGGCAGAAAGTATGGCTTGATCGAAGAGTATATGGCGGAAGATGCCGATCTTGTTGTGGTCACTTATGGAACAGCGGCCGGGGTGGTGAAGGACGTGGTTGATGAATATCGAAGGGAGGGTGAAAAGGTAGGCTTGGTAAGGATAAGGGTTTTCAGGCCCTTCCCGGAAGAGGAACTGAGGAGTACTTTAGCAGATAAGAAGAAGATTCTAGTCCTGGACAGATTTAGGTCACCAGGTAGCCATGGAATCTTTTTCATGGAGATCAGGAATGTCCTCTATGGAGAGAAGCCCAAGATATCCAATTTCGTTTTAGGCCATGAAGATGTCCGCCGTCTTGATATCAGAAAGATGATCGAAGAAGCTATATCTCGTGAGGATCAATTTGAGGAATGGTATAATGTTAGTGGCATACCTGAAGCCAGTTTGAAGATGGCTGGAGATGATAATTATCAGAGATTAAGAAGAGGGGAAAAATTTACCAGGGAAGACGTTAGGGAAGATCCTTTGGTTGTCCCGGGGACCAATGTCTGTCAGGGGTGTGCCTCTATGCTGGCGGTGAGACACGTGATAGAGACTGTGGGAAAGAACTGTGTAGTCCCCGTTGCCACCGGCTGTATTATGGCTGCTATGGGAGTATGGCCTCTGTCGTCATTCAAGGTTGCCGGAGGCCATTACTGCTTTACCAATCTGGCCTCTATTGCCTCCGGGGTAGAGGCGGCAAGAAGGAGACAGGGTAAGGATTATACCATTCTGGCCATTGGCGGAGATGGTGGCCTCGGTGATATTGGCTTCGGGGCTTTATCCGGTGCCGTGGAAAGGGGACACAGAATAGTCTATGTTTGCTATGATAATGAAGCCTATATGACTACAGGGGTGCAACGAAGTGGTAGCACCTCTTATCTGGCCAAAACCAAGACCACCCCCTGGGGCAAGGAGATGAAAAAGAAGGACCTTGCCAGGATTATTGAGGCCAACGGTGCCGTTTATGTGGCTACTGCTTCGCCCAGTTATCTGCCTGATCTCAGGAAAAAGGTCCTCAAGGCTAAAGAGGCTAATGGTCCGGCCTTCATCCATATCCTTTGCCCATGCCCTACTGGCTGGGAAATGGATCCCGCCCTGGCGATTGAAATAGGAAGACTTGCCGTAGAGACAGGATCCTGGATACTGTATGAGTGGGAGGGGGGAAAGAGGACCATTACCAAAGTGCCGAAAAAAAAGAGATCTGTAGAGGAGTATCTCAAGTTACAGGGGAGGTTTTCCCATATAACCGATGCCCAGATGGAAGAGATACAGAGGTATATTGATAAGAGATGGCAGGAGTTGGTCGAAGGCAATAAAGTTAACAGCAAAAAAACAATCTAAGGCTACGGGTTACGAGTTGCGCGTAAGGGTAATAAAGTTAAACAAAAAACAATCTTAAGGAGGCAAGAGATGAGACTTGAAGGAAAGGTTGCTATTGTCACTGGCGCTGCAGGGGCAGGTATCGGTCAGGGTGTATCCTGGGCTTTGGCCAGGGAGGGGGCAAATGTTGTGGTTAGTGATGCCCATCCCAAGAGGCCATTTCAGATAGCAGAAGATATTAAGTCTGAAACGGGGCGAGAGGCCCTGGGTATTGTGTGTGATGTAACAAAGAGGGAAGACATAACCAATATGGTTAAGGAAACACTGGATAAGTTCGGAAGGATAGACATCCTGGTGAACAATGCCGGTGGAAACAAACTTCAGCAGGTAGTTGATATGGATGAGGAGGTGTGGGATTTTGTTATAAACGTTAATCTTAAGTCTACCTTTCTGTGCTGTAAAGCAGTCCTTCCCACAATGATTAAACAGAAGTATGGAAGAATTGTCAATCTTTCGTCTTCCATATTTTTAGTCGGTTCTAAGGATGGCGAGGCCCATTACACGGCGGCGAAGGCAGGTATTGTCGGATTTACGAGGGCTTTATGTAGAGAGGTAGGCGAACATAATATTACGGTAAACTGTATCGCCCCAGGACTGATCATGAACGAGTTTCTCCTCAAAATTTATCCCAAGGAATATTTCGATGATTTTGAAAAAAACGTTCCTCTCGGAAGAAGTGGAAAGCCTTCGGACATAGCCGGTGCTGTGTTATTTTTCGTTACCGATGAGGGGAGTTATATGACCGGCCAGACGCTTTCTGTAAGTGGCGGGTGGACCACATATTAAACACCCACGGCAAAGCCGAGAGAGTATTGGGTCTTAGGTAGAAGAAAGGGGTGCAGTATGGAAAGGATATTGAGTAAGATTGCAGAGACCACATCAGATCCCTATGGGTATGTCGCTGGGCTCAAGGAGCGTAAGAATAAGAAGATTATTGGTTGTTTCCCCATGCACATTCCGGAAGAGATAGTCCACGCCGCCGGTCTGATACCGGTAGTAATATGGAGAGGCAACGAACCGGTAACATGGGGACATGCTCATGTGCCACCGTATGACTGTGGTATTACAAGAAGCTTCGTTGATGATGCAGTGAGAGGAAAACTGGATTTTATGGATGGGCTGGTCTTCCATATAAGACAATGCCTGCAGGCGGGAGAGTTTCCCTTTATTATGGAGAGACATTTTAAGCCTGCCTACCAAAAGGTTTTATACCTTCCTGCCATCTATCCCGGCAAGGCCACAAGGGATTTTGCACTAAAAGAATTGGAATCTTTCAAGACATCATTAGAAGACTTCACCGGCAAAAAGATAAGCGATGATAATCTCAAGAAGAGTATTGAAATATATAATAAGAACCGCAGCCTTATGGAAAGGGTCTATGAAATGCGGCGGGAAAAACCGGAGATCTTGAAGGCAAAAGAGGTCATGCAGATAGTATGGTCGAGCATGTTGATGCCCAAAGAAGACCACAATGAATTGCTGACAGAGCTTATTAAAGGAATGGAAGAAAAGGCGATGGAAGCAAAAAAAGAAAAGATTAAGGTTATCCTCGTTGGCTGTCTCTGCCAGACCCTTCAATTTGACATCCTTGACCTGATAGAAGATCTGGGAATGATTATCCCTGACGATGACCTCTACATCGGTTCAAGATACTTTGCAAATAAAGTCAATCTGAATGGTGATCCCATGGAGGCCCTTGTGGATCGTTATCTTACCAAAAGCCCTCTCTGTCCAACCAAGGGAGTCTGGGATATCCATTGGGGAGATGAGGTCATAAAGAAGATGAAGGATAACAATGCCAGGGGTATCATCAGTATCCTCGTAAAATACTGTCCTCCTCACGCCTGTTATTATCCTGACTTTAGAAGCAAGATGGAGAAAGAGGGGGTACATGAAACAATGATACAGATGGAACACGAGATTATGACTCTGGAAGGGATAAAAACCAGGTTGCAGTCATTTGCAGAGATGATAGGGGGTGTATAATGGATGTGCAATATAAAGTAAACAGGCTTAAAACAACGAATGAGATCAGGCTGTTGGTAGATAAACACTGGGCTGACCTGAGAACAGCCAAGGAAAGAGGAGAGATGGTGGCATGGGCATCGGGCCCCACATTCATATTTGCCTATGCAATGGGTATGAAATGCCACTTTATGGCCGGTTATGCCGCATACTGCGGCGGTATAGGGGCAGGAGAAGAGGTGTTAAGGGTGGCAGAGATGGCGGGGGACCTTCCTGAGACGTGTTCATATCATCGCCTTCACATGGGGATGGGCGAAGCGGTAGCCAGAGGGATACCCATAAATCCACAGGCAATACTTCCCATGCCAGATTTGATGATAGCGGGTCGCCTCTGCCCGGAGATGTCCCATTATGCTGAGGGGCTTCATCGAAGATTTGGAGTTCGCGTTTTGCCTATTGATCTTCCTGCTGTTTTCAATGTAGAAGACATGCCCAGGATAAGAGAATTTGTTTACAGGCAATTTAAAGAGGTTGTTATACCGACTTTTGAAGATGTATGCGAAAAGCCCTTCGATTATGATCGAATGAGTGAGATCTTAA is a genomic window of Syntrophales bacterium containing:
- the hemW gene encoding radical SAM family heme chaperone HemW; the protein is MGKLNNSRTAGLYIHIPFCRGKCNYCDFYSETSLHQIPDFLKALFREVEIYRQVFSRFDTLYLGGGTPSVLTIRDFAGILSQVDKTFFLPSDAEITVEVNPADVDLKSLESLRQLGVNRLHIGVQSFDEKVLSFLERRHTRSQAVLAIESAQRAGFNNMGLDLIYGVPGQDRQSWLDDLSLTVSFDAAHLSCYQLTVEAHTPLGIRHQRGEFTLPDEEVQHDLFIETSETLEDAGYVHYEVSNFAKDLSVASRHNQKYWNHTPYLGLGPAAHSFIDKQHSFIDNRRWWNHRSVDQYIRDIEKGKPPVEGAETLTGGQLQMEALYLGLRTKKGIHLRNFSVQYQCDLLSENGKILAALGEAGLIVIKNGYLSLTRTGLAVADSLSQIVAASLTNTPFSKLSINDRRGGDVCLFNLQKNRKYSEILCGAF
- a CDS encoding 2-oxoacid:acceptor oxidoreductase family protein, giving the protein MIEVTLYGRGGQGAVVGSRVLAYAAVVEGKYGQQAQSPVGERRGAPVWGWVRIDDKKIRIRAPIVSPDYLIVLDPTIVYTENIEAGLKDNSTIILNSPKNLELKHKTICVDATSIALKHLGRPVVNTSLLGAFSALTGIVSLASIEKVLPDLLGRKLVGEEHTESNIAALRETYEEVKRKCQN
- a CDS encoding 2-hydroxyacyl-CoA dehydratase family protein, with product MERILSKIAETTSDPYGYVAGLKERKNKKIIGCFPMHIPEEIVHAAGLIPVVIWRGNEPVTWGHAHVPPYDCGITRSFVDDAVRGKLDFMDGLVFHIRQCLQAGEFPFIMERHFKPAYQKVLYLPAIYPGKATRDFALKELESFKTSLEDFTGKKISDDNLKKSIEIYNKNRSLMERVYEMRREKPEILKAKEVMQIVWSSMLMPKEDHNELLTELIKGMEEKAMEAKKEKIKVILVGCLCQTLQFDILDLIEDLGMIIPDDDLYIGSRYFANKVNLNGDPMEALVDRYLTKSPLCPTKGVWDIHWGDEVIKKMKDNNARGIISILVKYCPPHACYYPDFRSKMEKEGVHETMIQMEHEIMTLEGIKTRLQSFAEMIGGV
- a CDS encoding thiamine pyrophosphate-dependent enzyme, which translates into the protein MNGGMIKTHTRMFLSGSEAAAWGAKLARVEVVSAYPITPNTPTIAAVAELINEGTMDAEFINAEGEHSACSIVAGASSAGVRSFTASCGQGIAYMHEVMWMASGMALPFVMAVTTRGIGSPQTFGPDTSDVLSERDSSWLQFHCEDAQEILDSIIMAYKVSEHEEVLLPSLVSYEGFRLTHTYEPVMVPDQESVDRFLPPYTPKHAFLDPDYPIQQGHGSLLDYSNMKRQQHEAMLRAKEVIKDICEEFEKVFGRKYGLIEEYMAEDADLVVVTYGTAAGVVKDVVDEYRREGEKVGLVRIRVFRPFPEEELRSTLADKKKILVLDRFRSPGSHGIFFMEIRNVLYGEKPKISNFVLGHEDVRRLDIRKMIEEAISREDQFEEWYNVSGIPEASLKMAGDDNYQRLRRGEKFTREDVREDPLVVPGTNVCQGCASMLAVRHVIETVGKNCVVPVATGCIMAAMGVWPLSSFKVAGGHYCFTNLASIASGVEAARRRQGKDYTILAIGGDGGLGDIGFGALSGAVERGHRIVYVCYDNEAYMTTGVQRSGSTSYLAKTKTTPWGKEMKKKDLARIIEANGAVYVATASPSYLPDLRKKVLKAKEANGPAFIHILCPCPTGWEMDPALAIEIGRLAVETGSWILYEWEGGKRTITKVPKKKRSVEEYLKLQGRFSHITDAQMEEIQRYIDKRWQELVEGNKVNSKKTI
- a CDS encoding 3-oxoacyl-ACP reductase family protein; this translates as MRLEGKVAIVTGAAGAGIGQGVSWALAREGANVVVSDAHPKRPFQIAEDIKSETGREALGIVCDVTKREDITNMVKETLDKFGRIDILVNNAGGNKLQQVVDMDEEVWDFVINVNLKSTFLCCKAVLPTMIKQKYGRIVNLSSSIFLVGSKDGEAHYTAAKAGIVGFTRALCREVGEHNITVNCIAPGLIMNEFLLKIYPKEYFDDFEKNVPLGRSGKPSDIAGAVLFFVTDEGSYMTGQTLSVSGGWTTY
- a CDS encoding acyl-CoA dehydrogenase family protein codes for the protein MPFQLTEEQEIFRNSLRGFLAEKVAPRAAEIDDKDEFPGDVYRTLSEIGVQAIFFPEEYGGSEGDLVTCCLATEEISRVSGTMAVLTGPPLSLASAAFRLAGTHEQKTRYLPRLASGEWLYAIAITEPDAGSDVSAIRTTAVLRGDHYILSGTKRFHSMGDQADVTTVYAKTDVSKGAKGISTFVVEKGTPGRIISKKEKMMGIKGIASCEVVFEDCRIPRENLLGREGDGFKDVMYTLDESRPIVAAMGVGLAQGALDYAISYAKQRVQFGKPICEFQGIQFMLSDMATQIEAARYLVYRAATVALNRNRESIMLASMAKYFASDVAMKVTTDAVQILGGYGYTQEYPVERMMRDAKCFQIFEGTNQIQRIVVARSLLV
- a CDS encoding 4Fe-4S dicluster domain-containing protein, with protein sequence MPELRGGVIHNLGNTLFMKTGSWRTFKPVIDHDKCNRCIVCSDYCIEGVVYRKGKEEKIVIDYDYCKGCGVCAHECPLDAVEMVREEMP
- a CDS encoding LapA family protein, which encodes MKVIYTIIVVLVVLFIITFSLENTVPVQLKYYDLINVTLSTYLLVFIVFLVGVVFTGFMGIMERYRLNRTMAKLNRTLRDLRREIKASELPPSLEETVPTDQG
- a CDS encoding HIT domain-containing protein — protein: MKTIFAPWRMAYIRGEKPEGCIFCKNSIRVDELVLFDGETSFVMMNLYPYTSGHLLIIPFRHVSQVEDLLPAEKQEMFDLVDISVRVLKEALKPEGFNIGMNLGTVAGAGVDDHFHIHIVPRWRGDSNFMSVLGEVRVIPEDVSRTWELLMPYFKKYHRED